A stretch of the Streptosporangium sp. NBC_01755 genome encodes the following:
- a CDS encoding NAD(P)-dependent oxidoreductase codes for MRTETGPPTVGVVGLGAMGGKLADRLATTGWPVLGHDPFGGTTQAHRVDSLAALAEAASVLLLVLPTPPTVRGVIGELAPLLGPNHLLVNHSTVAVQDAVALGSLAETGCRVLDAPFSGGTESAVAGTLTVFAGGDRSALLTAEPVLAAYASRVVACGALGAGTTVKLLHQHLVAAHVVAAAEMFRLAASAGLAETTIAELLAGTAADSTMLQVLVARLVEEPGTVRGSTRILHKDVTLVAELAESLGARPDLLPAIRQVLERHLDGVSADVDIAALARDG; via the coding sequence ATGCGGACGGAGACGGGACCCCCGACTGTCGGTGTCGTCGGGCTCGGGGCGATGGGCGGAAAGCTCGCCGACCGCCTGGCGACCACCGGTTGGCCGGTGCTCGGCCACGACCCTTTCGGGGGCACCACGCAGGCCCACCGTGTGGACAGCCTGGCCGCGCTGGCCGAGGCGGCGTCCGTGCTCCTGCTCGTCCTCCCCACGCCGCCGACGGTGCGCGGCGTCATCGGGGAGCTCGCGCCGCTCTTGGGCCCGAACCACTTACTGGTGAACCACTCCACGGTCGCGGTGCAGGACGCTGTCGCGCTCGGCTCACTCGCCGAGACCGGCTGCCGGGTGCTCGACGCGCCGTTCTCGGGCGGCACCGAGTCGGCGGTGGCCGGGACGCTGACGGTCTTCGCCGGAGGTGACCGGAGCGCGCTGCTCACGGCCGAGCCGGTGCTCGCGGCGTACGCGTCCCGCGTGGTGGCATGCGGCGCGCTCGGAGCAGGGACGACCGTGAAGCTCCTGCACCAGCACCTGGTCGCGGCGCACGTCGTCGCGGCGGCCGAGATGTTCCGGCTGGCGGCGTCGGCGGGTCTGGCGGAGACCACGATTGCCGAGCTGCTGGCGGGGACGGCAGCCGACTCCACGATGCTCCAGGTCCTCGTCGCGCGGCTGGTGGAGGAGCCGGGGACCGTGCGCGGCAGTACCCGGATCCTGCACAAGGATGTGACCCTGGTCGCCGAACTCGCCGAGAGTCTCGGCGCGCGGCCGGATCTGCTCCCCGCGATCCGGCAGGTCCTGGAGCGTCACCTCGACGGTGTCAGCGCCGATGTGGACATCGCCGCGCTCGCACGCGACGGCTGA
- a CDS encoding PD-(D/E)XK nuclease family protein, giving the protein MTAWVPPLGTAGDGSLVRTGLPSAREDARDCPVAVAVKARPWIQATPGSPRRYERLQGFTLKPLMDMLDLIEHQGVTITQAMEDLRRTRGTFGRKGRPPAHPGLVEWTAVAASRYLAARAAEEAEGAARAHPVRDEWVTGQVLRSPDHRGATRYEQTAWGRRYASSDGSVRELWLLSFGTVNEERSKAELAAAAHTVAFGVPSTAEYGEPYRPTEGLPSARTTRPRRVRVVGVGCGDGGSAVLIDWDVEEVRERYAEHAAPALGRAVDGAEHVPGSGCVGCKALNGCTALHRAPGVLALSPGRPRPRRSVSASDLRAHHECPARFHLTRQLKLRSPRPESAAILRGRAVDAWLNERHAALPARGCRHVAGPEDPGDWSAGGHILSGDEARAGARMIAEHAALCPLDGLGPGEQVRLQPQLTCYDPELDVVVIATPDLLHTRGGGWIWRETKTSGNHLWEGRPLMRTYPQLALAVLMMASGVLGGDMRRSRIELEMLYPDDGGLEELDPGLPSVVDEARAVVAEMAGPWLRDTSYPPNPGRHCGGCEALDWCRPGREHLGTPPASSR; this is encoded by the coding sequence ATGACCGCCTGGGTTCCCCCCTTGGGCACCGCCGGCGATGGCTCACTCGTGCGCACCGGGCTGCCCTCGGCACGGGAAGACGCCCGGGACTGCCCCGTCGCCGTAGCGGTCAAGGCCCGTCCCTGGATCCAGGCCACTCCCGGGTCGCCACGCCGCTACGAGCGGCTGCAGGGCTTCACCCTGAAACCGCTGATGGACATGCTCGACCTCATTGAACATCAGGGAGTGACGATCACGCAGGCGATGGAGGACCTTCGCCGAACCCGTGGCACCTTCGGCCGGAAAGGCCGCCCTCCCGCCCATCCCGGACTGGTCGAGTGGACCGCCGTCGCGGCGTCCCGGTATCTGGCCGCCCGCGCGGCCGAGGAGGCCGAAGGGGCGGCGCGCGCCCACCCCGTCCGGGACGAGTGGGTGACAGGGCAGGTTCTCAGGTCACCCGACCATCGCGGCGCGACGCGCTATGAGCAGACCGCCTGGGGACGCCGGTACGCCTCCTCCGACGGAAGTGTCCGCGAACTGTGGCTGCTGTCCTTCGGCACCGTCAACGAGGAACGTTCCAAGGCGGAGCTGGCGGCCGCGGCCCACACCGTCGCCTTCGGCGTCCCGAGCACGGCGGAATACGGCGAGCCCTACAGACCGACGGAAGGGCTGCCCTCCGCTCGTACGACCCGTCCCCGGCGAGTTCGGGTCGTGGGCGTCGGCTGTGGCGACGGCGGCAGCGCCGTCTTGATCGACTGGGACGTGGAGGAGGTCCGCGAACGCTATGCCGAGCATGCCGCACCCGCCCTGGGCCGGGCGGTGGACGGCGCCGAGCACGTTCCCGGCTCCGGCTGTGTCGGGTGCAAGGCTCTGAACGGATGTACGGCGCTGCACAGGGCTCCCGGCGTGCTGGCCCTCTCTCCCGGCAGGCCGCGCCCACGGCGCAGCGTGTCCGCCAGCGACCTGCGAGCCCACCACGAGTGCCCGGCCCGCTTCCATCTCACCCGGCAGCTGAAGCTGAGGTCCCCGCGTCCGGAGAGTGCCGCGATCCTGAGAGGGCGTGCCGTAGACGCCTGGTTGAACGAGCGGCACGCCGCCCTTCCCGCCCGGGGATGCCGGCACGTGGCGGGCCCTGAGGACCCGGGCGACTGGTCCGCCGGCGGGCACATCCTCAGCGGCGACGAGGCCAGAGCGGGTGCCCGCATGATCGCCGAGCATGCGGCCCTGTGCCCGCTCGACGGGCTCGGCCCCGGCGAGCAGGTGCGCCTACAGCCGCAGCTGACCTGCTACGACCCCGAACTCGACGTCGTCGTCATCGCCACCCCCGACCTCCTGCACACACGCGGAGGCGGGTGGATCTGGCGGGAGACGAAGACCTCGGGCAACCACCTGTGGGAGGGAAGGCCGCTGATGCGCACCTACCCCCAGCTCGCCCTCGCCGTCCTCATGATGGCCTCCGGGGTGCTCGGCGGGGACATGCGCCGGTCCCGGATCGAGCTGGAAATGCTCTACCCGGACGACGGAGGCCTGGAGGAACTGGACCCCGGACTCCCCTCCGTCGTCGACGAGGCTCGCGCGGTTGTCGCGGAGATGGCCGGCCCCTGGCTGCGGGACACCTCCTACCCCCCGAACCCCGGTCGGCACTGCGGCGGCTGCGAGGCCCTCGACTGGTGCCGCCCCGGTCGCGAGCACCTCGGCACGCCGCCTGCTTCCTCCCGCTGA
- a CDS encoding ABC transporter ATP-binding protein, with translation MSSLALSCQGLHKAYGGVRAVHDVSFHVCSGEVVGLVGPNGAGKSTVVDLISGEQSADTGQVLVADRVLSGPAARRAKRAKLARTFQYPQIAHELTALENVLIGAYATTFTGPLSFAATLIHGLLDPRAERLRRRAEEVAGSLSLRDLDRPASELTLGELRLLEAARALSQDPEVVLLDEPFAGLDADGIQGLSRAIRTMADAGCAVLLVDHNIDIVVSLVNRVVLMAHGEVRFDGDPAECMASAEMKEVYFGDD, from the coding sequence ATGTCCAGCCTGGCGCTTAGCTGTCAGGGCCTGCACAAGGCGTACGGCGGCGTGCGTGCGGTCCACGACGTCAGCTTCCACGTGTGCAGTGGTGAGGTGGTCGGCCTGGTCGGGCCGAACGGCGCCGGGAAGAGCACGGTCGTCGACCTGATCAGCGGCGAGCAGTCCGCGGACACCGGCCAGGTCCTGGTCGCCGACCGGGTGCTGAGCGGGCCCGCGGCCCGGCGGGCCAAGCGGGCGAAGCTGGCGCGTACCTTCCAGTACCCGCAGATCGCACACGAGCTCACCGCGCTGGAGAACGTGCTGATCGGCGCCTACGCGACGACGTTCACCGGACCGCTCTCGTTCGCCGCGACGCTGATCCACGGACTGCTCGACCCGCGCGCGGAGCGGCTGCGGCGCCGCGCCGAGGAGGTGGCCGGCTCGCTCAGTCTCCGCGACCTCGACCGTCCCGCCTCCGAGCTCACCCTGGGTGAGCTCCGCCTCTTGGAGGCGGCGCGCGCGCTCAGCCAGGATCCGGAGGTGGTGCTCCTCGATGAGCCGTTCGCCGGGCTGGACGCCGACGGCATCCAGGGACTCTCCCGCGCGATCCGCACGATGGCCGACGCCGGTTGCGCGGTGCTGCTGGTGGACCACAACATCGACATCGTGGTCTCCCTTGTCAACCGGGTGGTGCTCATGGCGCACGGTGAGGTGCGCTTCGACGGAGACCCGGCCGAGTGCATGGCGAGCGCGGAGATGAAGGAGGTGTACTTCGGTGACGACTGA
- a CDS encoding DUF4352 domain-containing protein — MYGNPQPPQHGYPQPPPQTVIVQRRGGGCLRAFLIGATVLIGLVVIGALLSGGDKDGGNSASSDDTAATDTSAPAKKTEPKSAGIGDTVKDGKFAFKVAKVEKGVARVGDEYVGSDAQGQYVLVHVTVKNIGEESQLFSDSSQKLIDTKGRQYDPDSGAAALGLKNSNAFLNTINPGNAVNGILLFDVPKNFRIKAIELHDSIFSDGVTVALND; from the coding sequence ATGTACGGAAACCCGCAACCCCCGCAGCACGGCTACCCCCAGCCCCCTCCACAGACCGTGATCGTGCAACGGAGGGGAGGCGGCTGCCTGCGCGCGTTCCTCATCGGCGCCACCGTACTGATCGGCCTGGTGGTGATCGGCGCCCTTCTCAGCGGAGGCGACAAGGACGGCGGGAACTCAGCGAGCTCGGACGACACCGCGGCCACCGACACCTCCGCCCCCGCGAAGAAGACCGAACCCAAGTCGGCGGGAATCGGCGACACCGTCAAGGACGGCAAGTTCGCCTTCAAGGTCGCCAAGGTCGAGAAGGGCGTCGCGCGGGTCGGCGACGAGTACGTCGGATCCGATGCCCAGGGGCAATACGTCCTGGTGCACGTCACCGTGAAGAACATCGGTGAGGAGTCCCAGCTGTTCAGCGACTCCTCACAGAAGCTCATCGACACCAAGGGCAGGCAGTACGACCCCGACTCCGGCGCCGCCGCCCTCGGGCTGAAGAATTCCAACGCCTTCCTCAACACCATCAACCCCGGCAACGCGGTCAACGGGATCCTGCTCTTCGACGTCCCGAAGAACTTCAGGATCAAGGCGATCGAACTACACGACTCCATCTTCTCCGACGGTGTCACCGTCGCCCTGAACGACTGA
- a CDS encoding AAA family ATPase: MRGFVNRTGEFEELNTVLIGEDGDPRVISVCVIAGTAGVGKTSLALRWAYQVQDRFPDGQLYINLRGYDPGEPVTAQEALHRFLVALGVRAHSVPQDPDAAAALYRSRLAGRRMLIVLDNAATPDQVRPCCPGARAV; the protein is encoded by the coding sequence GTGCGCGGGTTCGTCAACCGTACCGGTGAGTTCGAAGAGCTGAACACTGTCCTGATCGGTGAAGACGGCGATCCGCGCGTCATCTCGGTGTGCGTGATCGCCGGGACCGCGGGCGTGGGGAAGACGTCGCTCGCGCTGCGCTGGGCGTATCAGGTCCAAGACCGCTTTCCCGACGGGCAGCTCTACATCAATCTCCGCGGCTACGACCCGGGAGAGCCGGTCACCGCCCAGGAGGCCCTGCACCGTTTCCTGGTCGCTCTCGGCGTCCGCGCCCATTCCGTGCCGCAGGACCCCGACGCCGCCGCCGCGCTCTACCGCTCGCGGCTGGCCGGCCGCCGGATGCTGATCGTCCTGGACAACGCGGCGACGCCGGACCAGGTCCGTCCCTGCTGCCCGGGAGCGCGGGCTGTCTGA
- a CDS encoding ATP-binding cassette domain-containing protein: MTTENDRVALEVRDLRVGYGKAVALNLAGQALVVPTGGVTLLLGANGAGKSSLVNAAYGAVRSTGVVLLDGEDVSATSAVDRARRGMALVPQGRQLFPRMTVRENLQVMAEMLDLPDAAVERGIERFEPLRRGVNKSAGVLSGGEQQMLAISRALLNEPRVLLLDELSTGLAPVIVSELLDLLTGLAEEGVASLLTSPTSTRLLRYVDSGYVLVRGGVYAGPLAPDDLEAAYAEALGSVQRNVRDGSVAGHRI, translated from the coding sequence GTGACGACTGAGAACGATCGGGTGGCCCTGGAGGTGCGCGATCTCAGAGTCGGCTACGGCAAGGCGGTGGCCCTCAACCTCGCCGGTCAGGCACTCGTCGTCCCCACCGGCGGTGTGACGCTACTGCTCGGCGCCAACGGGGCCGGCAAGTCGTCGCTGGTGAACGCGGCGTACGGGGCGGTGCGCAGCACGGGCGTGGTGCTGCTCGACGGTGAGGACGTCTCGGCCACGAGCGCGGTCGACCGGGCACGCCGAGGGATGGCGCTGGTCCCGCAGGGGCGGCAGCTGTTCCCCCGCATGACGGTCCGGGAGAACCTTCAGGTGATGGCGGAGATGCTGGACCTCCCGGACGCGGCGGTGGAGCGGGGGATCGAGCGGTTCGAGCCGCTGCGCCGTGGCGTGAACAAATCCGCCGGCGTGCTCAGCGGCGGCGAGCAGCAGATGCTGGCGATTTCGCGGGCGTTGCTCAACGAGCCGCGAGTCCTCCTGCTCGACGAGCTCTCGACCGGGCTGGCACCGGTGATCGTCAGCGAGCTGCTCGACCTCCTGACCGGTCTGGCCGAGGAGGGGGTGGCATCGTTGCTCACCAGCCCGACCAGCACGCGACTGCTCCGCTATGTCGACAGCGGCTACGTGCTGGTCCGCGGTGGCGTCTACGCCGGACCGCTCGCTCCGGACGACCTCGAGGCCGCCTACGCCGAGGCGCTCGGCAGCGTGCAGCGCAACGTGCGCGACGGCTCCGTCGCCGGACACCGGATCTGA
- a CDS encoding restriction endonuclease-related protein: protein MPSPQPSASLADWSTHAGVTLLHTIATAVVQLAEITDLEAFALPYPAEAQRALDRTVLACLLKEARPPRSLPELLAWCRTRPIEDWPLDLPLDAFGPDDLLIDPDSAKPTQLCHEWWIRARDSAAEQYDRTVIHTAMRLCRESEAPESYTAFRRLLVERPALTGNDMFEVATDLYLDPVRELVEQIYHRVPDSFCSDGAYVTCARCLTLLVPLTDGGWWCERDRCRRQGQPPLGRTLRADEIGTLWQLNRPLRQFVTGPGRAEADLERELRALHLPVEMWPGFDAYDLRITFPDGWVWAVDVKDWAHPGLLGQAATEVRQQPPYDEACWVVPRYRVDARPNYLEVYARNRAHAAGGLPLLTDRRLVAAARARLRGDTGPAARLVQENGDTLANRAFDA from the coding sequence ATGCCATCGCCCCAGCCTTCCGCCTCCCTCGCGGACTGGTCCACGCACGCCGGTGTCACGCTTCTGCACACGATCGCGACGGCCGTGGTCCAGCTCGCGGAGATCACCGACCTCGAGGCGTTCGCCCTTCCCTATCCCGCCGAGGCGCAGCGCGCCCTGGATCGTACGGTGCTCGCCTGCCTCTTGAAGGAAGCCCGCCCGCCTCGGAGCCTGCCGGAACTCCTCGCCTGGTGTCGCACCCGCCCGATCGAGGACTGGCCGCTGGACCTGCCCCTGGACGCCTTCGGCCCTGACGACCTCCTCATCGATCCCGACTCCGCCAAGCCCACCCAACTGTGCCACGAGTGGTGGATCCGCGCCCGTGACAGCGCGGCGGAACAGTACGACCGCACGGTGATCCACACCGCGATGCGGCTCTGCCGTGAGAGTGAGGCCCCCGAGTCCTACACCGCCTTCCGCCGACTGCTGGTGGAACGTCCCGCCCTCACCGGTAACGACATGTTCGAGGTCGCCACTGATCTCTACCTGGATCCGGTCAGGGAGCTCGTCGAGCAGATATATCACCGCGTCCCCGACAGCTTCTGCAGCGACGGCGCGTACGTCACGTGTGCCCGCTGCCTGACCCTGCTCGTCCCTCTCACCGACGGCGGGTGGTGGTGCGAGCGCGACCGCTGCCGACGGCAGGGGCAGCCCCCGCTGGGACGGACACTACGCGCCGACGAGATCGGCACGCTGTGGCAACTCAACCGGCCGCTGCGGCAGTTCGTCACCGGCCCCGGCCGGGCGGAGGCCGACCTGGAAAGGGAACTGCGGGCCCTGCACCTCCCGGTTGAGATGTGGCCCGGTTTCGACGCCTATGACCTGCGGATCACCTTCCCCGACGGCTGGGTCTGGGCGGTTGACGTCAAGGACTGGGCCCACCCGGGCCTTCTCGGGCAGGCCGCGACCGAGGTCCGGCAGCAACCTCCGTACGACGAGGCGTGCTGGGTGGTCCCCCGGTACCGCGTCGATGCCCGCCCGAACTATCTGGAGGTGTACGCCCGCAACCGCGCGCACGCGGCGGGCGGCCTCCCCCTGCTCACCGATCGGCGGCTGGTCGCGGCCGCGCGTGCCCGACTGCGCGGCGACACCGGCCCCGCCGCCCGCCTCGTGCAGGAGAACGGCGACACACTCGCGAACAGAGCCTTCGATGCGTGA
- a CDS encoding pPIWI_RE module domain-containing protein translates to MGFTYNEIRRAAYLLAPGTAPLTARYRALPFPEQWRDSLLALCDAGRDAEAEPYRTVPTYRMDGVLQSLAPDLVVRGRGSEKHGDEKDFWLYAPADIPHPLPDAAFERLLTAWVRNLRPEPEHRGRVVETLAELRADPPRWREVEVDLLGCDTTDGGTALPLGRQFQLATDHLARRVLSLEPYDTGAGLLRFRAVPRGPRQQGAELMSQPLPHEVKNRTWWFSVVINISLHTAPFSPHLRLHVHTGLRRWATHPAANGRLHLPFRRDTSVYLRPTVPWLPGTPTSERYAVARLTWDRTERAHDWRETSPAGILRGIALGQPFPDPAELLTEPEWWIGEGPGVRASVVHSNHMGQHGVKAGLMSHQRSQIVEWAEQALPEGLTRAPDLRRSRISPNTPANPRPKTQGDAKKAEEVRTTHARRAALAVAVRAISDEETASTGVPVMEARLLWQTATMRDTAIAALAEVLALDGDGGAPVAEAFDTAKPGVPVLLRWETPELAILLRCLPLSGGLADSLDIDPAPRGRGRALAAAITARRTAVTDFLTADGADLEAAALALVEIDRRIDFRTPLHDPKFALRLGCADAGVVTQFTAVPRKARGYNSEKNAAYRARSAWLDGLRQLGVRVVPEHTLGDRLPADLHYAAVWMVKRRADGPTRVARHAPVTVLVGPSDPGSGQAVIRGWDPEQRAWIPYPKFLLRLTRIAELPDAPDEIEGDRAPGTSNEVDEGYAPGMEIPLSPPPTDGQPYPRVTFQERHHKREEQRAKTARYLQKMLRSLHGHPTLLLAHSQNGRAHWPWLQDGQVIADLIRTGHASAGRLDPDLRLVRVRDASGRETPQWWGIGNPSGVNGLAAGLWTETSDSRVFYSTTDKAGTFRASAVEADKLAPRALRMGKRKGEPTIDTEIPAWNPALMEVTVLGCHPASLGEEGDTPEALAMAVHQLRQAADYLDALSLPLPLHLAALAQEYVLPTVAEEDDGSDDPITTDDRG, encoded by the coding sequence ATGGGATTCACCTACAACGAGATCCGCCGCGCCGCCTACCTCCTCGCCCCAGGCACCGCCCCGCTGACCGCCCGGTACCGCGCCCTGCCCTTTCCCGAGCAGTGGCGCGACAGCCTGCTCGCGCTGTGCGACGCCGGCCGGGACGCCGAGGCGGAGCCGTACCGTACTGTTCCCACCTACCGTATGGACGGCGTGCTGCAGAGCCTCGCCCCCGACCTGGTGGTGCGAGGGCGAGGCTCGGAGAAGCACGGCGACGAGAAGGATTTCTGGCTGTACGCCCCCGCCGACATCCCCCACCCGCTGCCGGACGCGGCGTTCGAGCGGCTGCTCACCGCCTGGGTGCGTAATCTGCGCCCGGAACCGGAACACCGCGGGCGGGTCGTCGAGACCCTCGCCGAACTACGCGCCGATCCGCCGCGCTGGCGCGAGGTGGAGGTGGACCTGCTCGGCTGCGACACCACCGACGGAGGCACCGCGCTCCCGCTCGGCAGGCAGTTCCAGCTCGCCACCGACCATCTGGCGCGCCGCGTCCTCTCCCTGGAGCCCTACGACACGGGAGCCGGCTTGCTGAGGTTCAGGGCCGTTCCGCGTGGTCCTCGGCAGCAGGGCGCGGAGCTGATGTCGCAACCTCTGCCGCACGAGGTCAAGAACCGCACCTGGTGGTTCTCAGTCGTCATCAACATCTCACTGCACACCGCCCCGTTCTCGCCGCACCTCCGGCTGCACGTCCACACAGGCCTGAGGCGGTGGGCCACCCACCCCGCCGCGAACGGCCGCCTCCACCTGCCCTTCCGCCGCGACACCTCGGTCTACTTGCGCCCGACCGTGCCCTGGCTTCCCGGAACACCCACCAGTGAGCGTTACGCCGTGGCCCGGCTCACCTGGGACCGCACCGAGCGAGCCCATGACTGGCGCGAGACGAGCCCCGCCGGAATCCTGCGGGGCATCGCCCTCGGGCAGCCCTTCCCCGACCCCGCGGAGCTGCTCACCGAACCCGAATGGTGGATCGGCGAGGGGCCCGGCGTGCGCGCCTCCGTGGTGCACAGCAACCACATGGGCCAGCACGGTGTCAAGGCCGGCCTGATGTCCCATCAGCGCTCACAGATCGTCGAGTGGGCCGAACAGGCGCTTCCCGAAGGGCTGACGCGCGCCCCCGACCTGAGGCGCAGCAGGATCTCCCCCAACACGCCCGCCAACCCGCGGCCCAAGACGCAGGGGGACGCCAAGAAGGCCGAGGAGGTGCGGACCACCCATGCCCGCCGCGCCGCACTCGCGGTCGCCGTACGAGCCATCTCGGACGAGGAAACGGCGTCCACCGGCGTCCCGGTCATGGAGGCCCGTCTCCTGTGGCAGACCGCCACCATGCGTGACACGGCCATCGCGGCCCTCGCCGAGGTGCTCGCCCTGGACGGGGACGGCGGCGCGCCCGTGGCCGAGGCCTTCGACACGGCCAAGCCCGGAGTTCCGGTTCTCCTCCGCTGGGAAACCCCCGAACTCGCCATCCTGCTGCGGTGCCTGCCGTTGTCGGGAGGCCTCGCCGACTCCCTCGACATCGACCCGGCGCCCCGCGGCAGGGGGCGGGCTCTCGCCGCGGCCATCACCGCCCGCCGCACCGCCGTCACCGACTTCCTGACTGCCGACGGCGCCGACCTGGAAGCCGCCGCCCTCGCCCTGGTCGAGATCGACCGGCGGATCGACTTCCGGACGCCTCTCCACGATCCCAAGTTCGCGCTGCGGCTGGGTTGCGCCGACGCCGGGGTGGTCACCCAGTTCACCGCCGTCCCTCGAAAGGCCAGGGGCTACAACTCCGAGAAGAACGCGGCGTACCGCGCCCGTTCGGCCTGGCTGGACGGACTCCGCCAGCTCGGCGTGCGGGTCGTGCCCGAGCACACGCTGGGGGATCGGCTGCCCGCCGACCTCCACTACGCGGCCGTGTGGATGGTAAAGCGCCGTGCCGACGGCCCCACCCGGGTGGCCAGGCACGCCCCGGTCACCGTCCTGGTCGGTCCTTCGGATCCGGGATCGGGCCAGGCCGTGATCCGCGGCTGGGACCCGGAACAGCGCGCCTGGATTCCCTACCCGAAGTTCCTGCTACGGCTGACCAGGATCGCCGAGCTCCCCGACGCGCCGGACGAGATCGAGGGGGACCGCGCGCCCGGCACGTCGAACGAGGTCGACGAGGGCTACGCACCCGGCATGGAGATACCCCTGTCGCCGCCGCCCACCGACGGGCAGCCGTACCCTCGCGTTACCTTTCAGGAGCGACACCACAAGAGAGAGGAACAGCGCGCCAAGACCGCCCGCTACCTGCAGAAGATGCTCCGCTCCCTGCACGGGCACCCCACACTGTTGCTCGCCCACTCCCAGAACGGCCGGGCGCACTGGCCCTGGCTCCAGGACGGTCAGGTCATAGCGGACCTGATCAGAACGGGCCACGCGTCGGCCGGTCGGCTCGACCCCGATCTGCGGCTGGTCAGGGTACGTGACGCGAGCGGGCGCGAGACACCCCAGTGGTGGGGGATCGGCAACCCCTCCGGGGTCAACGGCCTCGCCGCGGGTCTGTGGACCGAGACCTCTGATTCGCGGGTCTTCTACAGCACCACCGACAAGGCCGGGACCTTCCGCGCCTCCGCGGTGGAGGCCGACAAGCTCGCCCCTCGTGCTCTGCGAATGGGAAAGCGCAAGGGTGAGCCGACCATCGACACCGAGATCCCCGCCTGGAACCCCGCCCTCATGGAGGTCACCGTTCTGGGCTGCCACCCGGCCTCCCTCGGTGAGGAAGGAGACACTCCCGAGGCCCTGGCCATGGCAGTCCATCAATTGCGCCAGGCGGCCGACTATCTCGACGCCCTGTCCCTACCGCTTCCTTTGCACCTGGCTGCACTCGCCCAGGAGTACGTGCTTCCCACCGTCGCGGAGGAAGATGACGGATCCGACGATCCCATCACCACTGACGATCGGGGGTAG
- a CDS encoding DUF6879 family protein — translation MLDPRAPFLVPAQGERLVRDAYRRDFRQRDAQIRNRDSWKFERRQHFEEQGSPSRDAFRRGDWEEALRLLDERRDDLLAVTREDERRGSFFHRVRVVETPLTPYMRWELYSLRLRAECGERVRVVGVEKVAASERTTPLPEVVILGGRTLYHVLYTETGVPNGAVRYTDPGLIGGWEKYIKSLYEAGEDVMSYFDREVAHLPSPTTKTE, via the coding sequence ATGCTTGATCCCCGCGCGCCCTTCCTTGTTCCCGCGCAGGGCGAAAGACTCGTCAGGGACGCCTACCGACGCGACTTCCGGCAACGGGATGCGCAGATTCGCAACCGGGACTCCTGGAAGTTCGAGCGGCGGCAGCACTTCGAGGAACAGGGCAGTCCCAGCCGTGACGCGTTTCGCCGAGGTGACTGGGAGGAAGCGCTGCGGCTTCTCGATGAAAGGCGAGACGACCTGCTCGCGGTCACCCGGGAGGACGAGCGCCGCGGTTCCTTCTTCCACCGGGTACGCGTGGTCGAGACGCCGCTCACGCCATATATGCGGTGGGAGCTGTACTCGCTGCGGCTGCGTGCCGAATGCGGTGAGCGGGTCCGCGTGGTCGGCGTGGAAAAGGTGGCGGCCTCGGAGAGGACCACTCCACTGCCGGAAGTGGTCATCCTCGGCGGCCGAACTCTCTACCACGTTCTCTACACCGAAACCGGCGTCCCGAACGGCGCGGTTCGCTACACCGACCCCGGCCTCATCGGAGGCTGGGAGAAATACATCAAAAGCCTCTACGAGGCCGGTGAAGATGTGATGTCCTACTTCGACCGCGAGGTGGCACACCTTCCCTCGCCCACGACGAAGACGGAGTAG